From a single Apium graveolens cultivar Ventura chromosome 2, ASM990537v1, whole genome shotgun sequence genomic region:
- the LOC141702319 gene encoding beta-glucosidase 11-like, whose amino-acid sequence MSSLDFGRPKKVTAWNFVLASEELRVCSLDQKFSRVDFPDDFVFGSGTSAYQVEGAAFEDGKKPSIWDNFSHSGPGANGDIACDGYHKYKEDVQLMIDTGLEAYRFSISWSRLIPNGRGPINAKGLQYYNNVIDELTGHGIQPHVTLTHFDLPQVLEDEYEGWLSRKAVRDFTAYADVCFREFGDRVFHWTTFNEANMVAMAGYDMGMMPPGRCSTSLLGINCTKGNSSYEPYLAAHNMLLAHASAARLYKKKYKVIYAVFCKDGLIMQAAQRGSIGINVFAYWFVPYSKSPEDVIATQRANEFYVGWLVNPLVFGDYPGIVKKNAGTRIPAFTKAESKYLKGSIDFLGVNHYATTYIKDRSSSLNLEDRDVMADMAVQISYGGNQDERSPYEGLGELLDYLKHVYNDPPIYIHENGKATPSTSSLIDTSRVEVMQGFIGSMLDALRNGANVKGYFSWSFLDVFEIVRGSKFGMYYVDFDDKDLRRYPKLSAYWYSSFLKGRNMNKYNVVEVQDIQLTPNNLTSGYIGPKII is encoded by the exons ATGAGTTCTCTTGATTTTGGTCGCCCAAAGAAAGTGACAGCGTGGAACTTTGTTTTGGCTTCAG AGGAGTTGAGAGTTTGCAGCCTTGATCAAAAGTTTAGTAGAGTTGATTTTCCAGATGACTTTGTTTTTGGTTCTGGGACTTCTGCTTATCAG GTTGAAGGAGCAGCATTTGAAGATGGCAAAAAGCCTAGCATTTGGGATAACTTTTCTCATTCTG GTCCTGGAGCCAATGGAGACATAGCATGTGATGGATATCACAAGTACAAG GAAGATGTTCAACTCATGATCGACACAGGATTGGAGGCCTACAGATTTTCAATCTCATGGTCAAGACTTATCCCTA ATGGAAGAGGACCTATCAATGCAAAGGGCCTACAATATTACAACAATGTCATTGATGAACTTACCGGCCACG GAATACAACCCCATGTTACTTTAACCCATTTTGATCTACCACAAGTACTGGAGGATGAATATGAGGGATGGCTTAGCAGAAAAGCAGT GAGAGATTTCACTGCATATGCTGATGTGTGCTTCAGGGAATTTGGTGACAGAGTTTTCCATTGGACTACTTTTAATGAGGCCAATATGGTTGCAATGGCTGGTTATGATATGGGAATGATGCCACCAGGCCGCTGCTCTACTTCGTTATTAGGAATAAATTGCACCAAAGGTAACTCATCGTATGAGCCCTACTTAGCTGCCCATAACATGTTGCTTGCACATGCATCAGCTGCAAGGCTCTACAAGAAAAAATACAAGGTAATATATGCTGTTTTTTGTAA AGATGGTCTGATCATGCAGGCTGCACAGCGAGGCTCTATTGGAATTAATGTTTTCGCGTATTGGTTTGTTCCTTACTCAAAGTCACCGGAGGATGTGATTGCAACTCAAAGAGCCAATGAGTTTTATGTTGGTTG GCTTGTAAATCCGTTGGTCTTTGGCGACTATCCCGGCATAGTCAAGAAGAATGCAGGAACAAGAATTCCTGCCTTCACGAAAGCTGAATCCAAATATCTCAAGGGTTCTATTGACTTTCTTGGAGTAAACCATTACGCGACTACCTACATAAAGGACAGATCCAGCTCCCTTAATTTGGAGGATAGGGACGTAATGGCAGATATGGCAGTACAAATCTCAT ATGGAGGTAATCAAGATGAGAGGTCTCCTTATGAG GGTCTTGGAGAACTACTGGATTACTTGAAGCATGTATACAACGATCCTCCGATATACATTCATGAAAATG GCAAGGCAACACCAAGTACAAGCTCGTTGATTGATACGTCAAGGGTAGAAGTTATGCAAGGCTTCATTGGTAGCATGCTAGATGCATTAAG GAATGGAGCAAATGTAAAAGGGTACTTCAGCTGGTCATTCCTAGATGTTTTTGAGATTGTGAGGGGGTCAAAATTTGGCATGTATTATGTGGATTTCGATGATAAGGACCTGAGAAGATACCCTAAGCTCTCTGCATACTGGTATTCCAGTTTCTTGAAGGGAAGAAACATGAACAAATACAATGTGGTTGAAGTTCAAGATATACAGCTGACTCCCAACAATCTTACATCAGGCTACATTGGACCAAAGATTATATAA